The Streptomyces sp. V4I8 genome includes the window TAGGACGCCGTGAAGGTCCCCGGCCGCCCCTTGCACCCGTCGGACTCCCCCGGCAGCTTCACCCACAGGTAGCCGTCGATCCGCGCCTCCCCCGTGCTGAGGGTGGGCGCCCGGCCCAGCTTGCGGCCGGCGGGGTCGCACCACTCTCCGTCGGCCGGGGCCCCGGCGCCGTTGCGGCTGGTGTCGATGACGGCACCGAGGCCGGCGGGGCCGCCGAGGGCGTCGAGGACCTGCCGGTCGTAGGCGATCTCGTCGGTCGTGGCGTGGAAGTTGGAGACGTTGCTGAAGACGCCGTCGGAGGACGCGGTCGAGGCGGCGCCGGCCTGCCGCAGCCACCGCGCCTGCTTGCCCGGTGGGTTCCAGCCGGAGTGCCCGGCGTCGTAGTAGACGCGCGCCTTCGGGTTCGCCGCCTTGAGGGCGCGGCCCGCGCGGGCCAACGAGGCGAAGCGGTCGGCGCGTTCGGTGGCGGAGAGGCACTCGGCCTGGGCGACGGAGTCGGGCTCCAGGATCACGATGACGTCGCCGGAGCCGAGCCCGGCGGCGAACCTGTCGATCCAGGCGTCGTACGCGTCGAGGTCGGGCGCTCCGCCCTGGGAGTGCCCGCCGCAGTCACGGTCCGGGATCGCGTACGGCACGACCACCGGCACCCGCCCCAGCGCCGACCCGCCCGAAGTGACCGCGCGGACCCGGGCGGTGATGGTGTCCGGCGTGAAGTCGGCGAACCAGACAGCGGCGGGCTGGGCGGCGATACGGGCCTCGATGACGGCGTGCCGCGGGTCGCCGGAGTGGCCGCGGACCCACTCCAGTACCTGGGAGTCGGGGTGGCGGTAGAGGCGCGCGGACACCACGGCCGACTGCTGCTTCCGCTCGGTCCTGGTCGGTGAGGGCGTAGGACTCGCCGGGCCGGCCTTCTTCTCCGGAGCCGGTGAAGCGGGCGTCGGGGACGGGGACTTCGTGGCCGACGGGGAGGGCGAGGGCACGAGCGGCAGGGACTCCAGGCTCGGTGAGCGCGTCACCTCGGGCTGCCTGGCCTCGTCGGAGCGCCCTCTGTCGTCGAGTGCGGAGATCATGCCGGTCGCGGTGCCGACGGCGACCACGACGGAGGCCGCCACGACCATGGCATGGCGCCGGGCCGCCCTCCTGCGCTCGGACCTGCGTGCGGCCAGTCGCTGGGCACGTAAGCCTGGCACCGTCCTGCTCCCCCTCCCCCGACAGCGAGCGCGTTCCCCCGTTCTGGGGAAGCGCCGGGCCCGCCGACACTTCCGCCAGCCTAAAGCTGGGACTCTGCCCCCATGGCGCAATGCGAACAATTCACCACACCCGTGGACGCCGTCATCTCCCGTATGCGCGCCCTCCACGCGACCTTGCCCGAACGCGACGGAGTGGCGGTCTTCAACCGCGTCTACCTCACCGTCACGGAGGCGGTGGACCGGCACATCGACGGCGGCCGGTTCGCCGACGCGCGGGCGGCGATCACGCTGGACGTGCGGTTCGCGGAGCGCTATCTCGCGGCGGTGGAGAGAGCCGAGGACGAGCGGCGCCCGCCCGCCTGCTGGCGACCCCTGTTCCAGATGCGCCGGCATCCCGGCGTACGTCCGTTGCAGTTCGCGCTCGCGGGCATCAACGCGCACATCGGCCACGATCTGGCGCTCGCCGTGGTGGACGCCTGTCGTAGCCTCGACTGCGAACCCGTCGAGCTGGAGGACGAGTTCGACCGGGTGGGTGATCTCCTCGTCTCGCTGGAGGAGCGCATCCGCGAAGAGCTGATGCCGGGCCCCGACCTGCTCCAGATCACCGACCCGCTCACCCATCTGCTCGGTTCCTGGAGCCTGGAGCGGGCCCGGGACGCCACCTGGTCGGCGGCGCGGGCACTGTGGGCGCTGCGCCGACTGCCGGACGTCGCCGAGGAGTTCACCGAGCGGCTGGACGCGGCGGTGGGGTTCGCGGGACGCATGCTGCTCACGCCGCTGCCGGACTGATCGGGGTCCGGCAGCGGTTCCCACATGAACGCCGGTCAGTCCTCCGGCAGTTCGACCGGAGCGATCTCGTCGTACACGTCGCCCGGCCCGGGGTTGGTCGCGTCGGTCGCCCCGCCGAAGTGGTGCATGACGCCCCAGACCGCGTTCAGCGCGGTCTGCACGGCACCCTCGGCCCAGCCGGCCGTCCAGGAGATGTCGTCACCGGCGAGGAAGATGCCCCGCTTGTCCGCGGGCAGCCGGTCCTGCATGAAGTGCGTGAACAGGCGCCGCTGGTAGCGGTAGTGGCCGGGGAGGTTGGCCTTGAACGCGCCCATGAAGTACGGCTCGTTCTCCCACGACACCGTCACCGGGTTGCCGATGATGTGCTTGCGGATGTCGACCTTCGGGTAGATCTCGCCGAGCGACTTCAGCATGACCTCCATCCGCTCGTTCGCGGACAGCGGCAGCCACTTCAGGCTGTCGTCGCACCAGGTGTAGGAGAGGCAGATGACGGCGGGCCTGTCCGGACCGTCGTCCAGCAGATAGGTGCCGCGCGTCATACGGTCGGTGAGCGTCATCGACATGACGTCCCGGCCGGTCTCCTCGTCCTTGTCGAGCCAGAAGGGCCGGTCGACGGGCACGAAGAGCTTGGAGCTCTCCATGTAGTGGGTCCGCTCGATGGCCGTCCAGTGGTCGATCGGGAAGAGCGAGTCGTCGCAGGCGATCTTCGACAGCAGCATCCAGGACTGGGCGGTGAAGACGGCCGCCTGGAACGTACGGATGTCGCCGTTCGCGTCGGTCACGGTGATCCGGTTGCCCGCGGTGCGGTGCAGCCGGGTCACGGCCGGGCGGGGCTCGCCGTTCTCGTGGAGCTTGGCGAGCGAGGTGCCGTGGGACCAGTGGACGATCTTCTCCGGCTCGCGCTCCCACAGGCGCAGCGGCAGCTGCTGGGAGCCGCCGACGATGCCGCGGTGGTGGTCGTCGGCCTCGGAGTAGACGACGCGCAGGATCTCCAGGATGGAGTTCGGGAAGTCGGTGTCCCAGCCGCCGGTACCGAACCCGACCTGGCCGAAGATCTCGCGGTGCCGGAAGGACTTGAAGGCCTCGGAGTCGCAGAGGAAGCCGTAGAAGGTCTGGTTGTCGAGCTTCTCGACGAGCTTGGCCCAGATCTCGCGGATGCGCGGCACGTCCCGCTCGCGCATCGCCCGGTTCATGTCGGAGAAGTCGGCGCCCTCTTCGAGGCACTTGTTCCAGGCCTCGGCGACATCGCGGTAGACCTGCGGCAGGTCCTCGATCGTCTCGGCGTAGTGCGACTCGCCCTTGAGGTCGACGACGGTCGACGGGGTGGCCTCGGCGAGCGGGTTCGGGAAGGGCTGGGTCTGGAGGCCCACCAGGTCGATGTAGTGCTGGAGGGCCGTGGAGGACGGCGGGAAGCGCATCGCGCCCATCTCGGCGGTCAGGGCCGGGTCGCAGCCCTCGAAGCCGACGGTCCGCAGCCGGCCGCCGATCTCGTCCGCCTCGTAGACGACGGGCTTGAGGCCCATCTTCATCAGCTCGTACGCGGCCACGATGCCGGACAGCCCGCCGCCGATGACCGCGACCTCGGCGCCGTGCTCGGTCGCCGGTATCTGGCCGAGCCCCGCCGGGTGGGCGAGGAAGTCGTCGTACGCGTACGGGAAGTCCGGGCCGAACATGGTGATCGGCGGCTGCTGCTCGTCGGCGTGCTGGACGGCGTTGGGCACCGTGGACGTCATGGGGTACGGACTCCTTGCACAAACAGGGACTGCGGGGGGCTCAGGCTCAGATCAGGGACCCGTAGAGACCGGGGCGGCGGTCCTTCAGATACGGGTTCTCCTCGCGGCATGCGGCGAGGAGGACGGGGTCGACGTCGGCGAGGACGAGTTCCTCGCCGCGTCCGGCGCGGGTGCGGGAGACCCCGTCGGGGCCGGCGAGGGTGGAGAGGCCGACGAACTCGAACTCTCCTTCCCGGCCGACCCGGTTGACGTACGCGACGTACATCTGGTTCTCGAAGGCGCGCACCGGGATCATCGACTCGGCGACGAACTGGAACGGGTGCATCTGCGCGGTCGGCACGATCAGCAGGTCGGTGCGGGCGAGGGCGTGGGCGCGGACGTTCTCCGGGAACTCGACGTCGTAGCAGATCAGGATGCCGACGCGGAGGCCGTCGAGCTCGGCCTGGACGACCGGCTGGTCGCCCGGCGTGAAGTGGTCGCGCTCGAAGCAGCCGAAGAGGTGGGTCTTGCGGTAGTTGGCGAGACGCGTGCCGTCGGCCGAGATCAGCTGGGCGGCGTTGAAGACCGTGTCACCG containing:
- a CDS encoding DUF5995 family protein yields the protein MAQCEQFTTPVDAVISRMRALHATLPERDGVAVFNRVYLTVTEAVDRHIDGGRFADARAAITLDVRFAERYLAAVERAEDERRPPACWRPLFQMRRHPGVRPLQFALAGINAHIGHDLALAVVDACRSLDCEPVELEDEFDRVGDLLVSLEERIREELMPGPDLLQITDPLTHLLGSWSLERARDATWSAARALWALRRLPDVAEEFTERLDAAVGFAGRMLLTPLPD
- a CDS encoding glycoside hydrolase family 6 protein; the encoded protein is MVVAASVVVAVGTATGMISALDDRGRSDEARQPEVTRSPSLESLPLVPSPSPSATKSPSPTPASPAPEKKAGPASPTPSPTRTERKQQSAVVSARLYRHPDSQVLEWVRGHSGDPRHAVIEARIAAQPAAVWFADFTPDTITARVRAVTSGGSALGRVPVVVPYAIPDRDCGGHSQGGAPDLDAYDAWIDRFAAGLGSGDVIVILEPDSVAQAECLSATERADRFASLARAGRALKAANPKARVYYDAGHSGWNPPGKQARWLRQAGAASTASSDGVFSNVSNFHATTDEIAYDRQVLDALGGPAGLGAVIDTSRNGAGAPADGEWCDPAGRKLGRAPTLSTGEARIDGYLWVKLPGESDGCKGRPGTFTASYAYDLAR
- a CDS encoding flavin monoamine oxidase family protein, with product MTSTVPNAVQHADEQQPPITMFGPDFPYAYDDFLAHPAGLGQIPATEHGAEVAVIGGGLSGIVAAYELMKMGLKPVVYEADEIGGRLRTVGFEGCDPALTAEMGAMRFPPSSTALQHYIDLVGLQTQPFPNPLAEATPSTVVDLKGESHYAETIEDLPQVYRDVAEAWNKCLEEGADFSDMNRAMRERDVPRIREIWAKLVEKLDNQTFYGFLCDSEAFKSFRHREIFGQVGFGTGGWDTDFPNSILEILRVVYSEADDHHRGIVGGSQQLPLRLWEREPEKIVHWSHGTSLAKLHENGEPRPAVTRLHRTAGNRITVTDANGDIRTFQAAVFTAQSWMLLSKIACDDSLFPIDHWTAIERTHYMESSKLFVPVDRPFWLDKDEETGRDVMSMTLTDRMTRGTYLLDDGPDRPAVICLSYTWCDDSLKWLPLSANERMEVMLKSLGEIYPKVDIRKHIIGNPVTVSWENEPYFMGAFKANLPGHYRYQRRLFTHFMQDRLPADKRGIFLAGDDISWTAGWAEGAVQTALNAVWGVMHHFGGATDATNPGPGDVYDEIAPVELPED
- a CDS encoding carbon-nitrogen hydrolase family protein; the encoded protein is MRTALLQSSGRPGSTVENLKVLDEAAGRAAAAGAGLLVAPEMFLTGYAIGDDIARLAEPADGDCADAIAESATRHGLAIAYGYPERSGDTVFNAAQLISADGTRLANYRKTHLFGCFERDHFTPGDQPVVQAELDGLRVGILICYDVEFPENVRAHALARTDLLIVPTAQMHPFQFVAESMIPVRAFENQMYVAYVNRVGREGEFEFVGLSTLAGPDGVSRTRAGRGEELVLADVDPVLLAACREENPYLKDRRPGLYGSLI